A genomic window from Algoriphagus sp. Y33 includes:
- a CDS encoding serine hydrolase — translation MGNLLIAKNGEVIYEPSIGFQDIDSGERLTSPSRLRVGSITKMFTTALVLKNVEEGKLSLDQPLSDFFPQVKNAEKITMSNLLQHRSGIHNFTNDEVYMAYYQSTQNEESMVEKIVAAGSDFESDSKGEYSNSNFVLLTYILEKLNQSSYAELIKENISSPLKRNSTYVGKSPLKEEAKSYQFVEGKWVIEPFTDMSVLAGAGAILSTSEDLLRFIEGLFAGKIISQESLELMKEIKDGYGRGMFQYPYAEKIFYGHTGGIDGFRSLIGYFPNEKLTIVTLSNGLNFNSNDITIAMLHSYFGNEVSIPNFTIVELSEEEIDQYVGEYSSEQILLVFIFERQGEVLVAKPSGQQDTRFGSERESYL, via the coding sequence ATGGGTAATCTATTAATCGCTAAGAATGGAGAAGTAATTTATGAGCCATCAATTGGATTCCAAGATATCGATTCAGGTGAAAGATTGACCAGTCCTTCAAGGCTTCGTGTAGGTTCTATCACCAAGATGTTCACCACAGCGTTAGTGCTCAAAAATGTGGAGGAGGGTAAATTAAGCCTTGATCAACCTCTTTCTGACTTTTTCCCACAAGTAAAAAATGCCGAGAAAATCACAATGAGCAATTTGCTTCAGCATCGCAGTGGAATTCACAATTTCACCAATGATGAAGTCTATATGGCTTACTATCAAAGCACTCAAAATGAGGAGTCTATGGTAGAGAAAATTGTGGCTGCGGGTTCTGATTTTGAATCTGATAGCAAAGGTGAATATTCCAATTCCAATTTTGTGCTTCTGACTTATATTTTGGAGAAACTGAATCAGTCATCCTATGCAGAGCTGATCAAAGAAAACATCTCTTCACCCCTAAAGCGGAATAGTACTTATGTAGGAAAAAGTCCTTTAAAGGAAGAGGCTAAATCCTATCAATTTGTTGAGGGTAAATGGGTCATTGAACCTTTCACAGATATGTCTGTTCTGGCCGGAGCAGGTGCGATACTATCCACCAGTGAAGACTTGTTAAGATTCATTGAAGGTCTTTTTGCAGGCAAAATTATTTCGCAGGAAAGCCTCGAACTGATGAAAGAGATCAAAGACGGGTACGGAAGAGGAATGTTTCAATACCCCTACGCAGAGAAGATATTTTATGGCCATACAGGAGGAATCGATGGGTTTCGTTCTCTGATAGGCTATTTCCCTAATGAAAAGCTGACGATTGTTACTCTTTCAAATGGACTAAATTTTAATAGTAACGATATCACCATAGCTATGCTGCATAGCTATTTTGGCAATGAAGTGAGTATTCCAAACTTTACAATCGTGGAGCTAAGTGAGGAGGAGATAGATCAATATGTAGGTGAGTATTCTTCCGAACAGATTCTACTTGTGTTTATTTTTGAAAGGCAGGGAGAAGTACTCGTTGCGAAGCCTTCTGGACAGCAGGATACTCGATTTGGAAGCGAAAGGGAATCATACCTTTGA